One Spirochaeta cellobiosiphila DSM 17781 genomic window, ATTCTATGTCTGTTAAATGACTTACTGTTGTTCCTGCTTTTGGTGACTGGGCAATGATGGTTCCTGCTTCAATGTCCGAGTATTCATAGATAACAGGTTCTTTTAATCGTAAGAACTGTCTCTCTCCGGGAGCTGTTGATAAGTTTTGCAAATGAATCCTTACATCAGACAAGTTCTGTCCAATATAGTTTTCGATCTCAGAAACAATAGCCCCTTTACTAACCACAAGATTTATTCGCCGACCTGCTTTAACAAGAAGGCCCCCTTCAGGGTCTTGGCTAATAATGCCGCCAGCTTCAACATTGTCAGAATATTTTATCTGTACCAGTGGGTACAGCTCTCTTTCCTGTAACTCAATAAGGGAGGTAACTAATTGTTCTCCTGTAACATCGGGAACCATAGTTTCTTCCTGTCCGCGCAAACTATAAAAGAACACACTGGAAGCGGCGATAACCATTAATAAAAAAATCCCCAATAGGGATAACATGGAAATCTTGAAGAAACGGCTTTCTACAGCATCTTCCTGTGTTGGTAATATTTTATCTCTAAGTCTTTGAAACCAATTTTTACTCATTTTTACTCC contains:
- a CDS encoding PASTA domain-containing protein, whose product is MSKNWFQRLRDKILPTQEDAVESRFFKISMLSLLGIFLLMVIAASSVFFYSLRGQEETMVPDVTGEQLVTSLIELQERELYPLVQIKYSDNVEAGGIISQDPEGGLLVKAGRRINLVVSKGAIVSEIENYIGQNLSDVRIHLQNLSTAPGERQFLRLKEPVIYEYSDIEAGTIIAQSPKAGTTVSHLTDIELVVSRGPKGSTIMVDNYMKLNWEAALKRLSHSALPFEFKSRAMEKGETAGTIVSQNPVAGNEVAPSTVMEFLMVAPKAQTGYSFGIFDTTLPEFAYPVNLVFKAVDENGQETELLNMKHMGGAFSVPYYQKDGTLLTLTINGNEVKQYTVAPKG